The DNA window acctcggatggagaaactgtCAAAATGAGAGTTGTAGATCACAAAAAAttttgaaactttgtagttgacaactttttgatttgaaaccatcttcttaaggaaaactacgtttgaatttcaaaaaatttgaaatttgaattttttaaatgaccttggatggatAAAGAGCAAAAACgaaatttgtagatctcaaaaagttatgaaactttgtagttgataactttttgatttgaaatcatcttatcatgaaaaacttttgaatttcttaaatttaaaatttaaatttttgtaaacgacctcggatggagaaactactaaaataaaagttttagatcttaaaaagttataaaactttgtagttgacaattttttcatttgaattcgtttagggtcccaaatacttATTTTAAAATTAGATAaacataaaatggctaggacaaaaatctcatttggacacaaatagcttgcaggtggagtggttagggcCCGAAGACACGAAGCAGGACGACAGGGGTTCCAGCGCCGGTGGCTGCGAAGCACGCGTTTTTCGGGCGAAAAATCGcttgacttgtgacttgcgactTGCGACTCGCGACCGTGTGACTGTCCAGTGGGGCCTCTCCCGgtattaaattttttttttgtattttttcaaTGAATTTTTTGGCTTTCCTGTCACTACCGgttcacatcactgtcggttcataagaaTCACTGTCGCTtcataagaaccgacagtgatgtcaatttcacatcactgccggtatacCACTATCAGTTCAAAATCCGAGAGTGAAGGGATTTTTTGAACCGTCAGTGATATTATAATTTAGGGTAGTGATCGGTAATAATCAAATGCACTCTCCAACTAATCATAGAGATTTATTTATTGCATATTATATATAACTCGACCGGAGTACGCATAGCCAATCTCGTAATTGACCCACTAATGTGTTACCGGACTACGGCATGATATAGTATTACGATATGGTAGGTGGATACAAGGTCTCGAACTCCGGCGAGATGCCAtgttcgccgccgccgcagccctcAGGCTCGGTTCACAAAATGACCAAGTTCCAGTTTGCTTCTTCCAATGGCCGATACAAGGAGCCAGCCAGGCAGCCTTCCGCGTTGGGCCACGCAGGGCCAATTTAGCTCACCCACTCCGGCCCAGTCATCCTTGGGTTCTTTCTTCTGGCCCATTTCTCCCTTCCTGGCCCAGCTTCGTTGACACCTTCAGGAACATCGCCTACATCAGGGACTTTGATTTCTTCGGAGGCAACACCATCAGATGCAGTCACCTGGGCGCCATTGGTGACATTCCTCCCTCCTTGAGTGCCAGCTTGCCCCAAAGCTGGCGCACGGGGAAACTGTTGGTGAAGTGGAGCTTCATCTTCCCACGTAGAGAGTTCTGGAGGCATGAAGGACCAATGCACCAGCACTTGAGGAATGACAGTATCATTCATCTTGTGAAGGCGACGATCCAACACAGCGATAGGTACCTGCAGCTCAACAGTATTGCCAGGTAATTCTGGACTCACCACTGTGTTAGGAGGAACAGCCAGCTTCagttgggagacatggaaaacatgATGTATCTGACAACCAGCTGGAAGTTGCAATTTGTAAGCTGAAGAACCAATCTTGTCAACAATGGTGAAAGGTCCGAAGAAACGAAATGCCAATTTGTTAGAGGATCTTGTTGCCACTGATGTTTGAACATAAGGCTGTGCCTTGAGATAAACTGCATCACCCAGTTGAAACACTCTATGGGTGCGTTTCTTATCAGCCTGTGTTTTCATTTTGTTCTGAGCTCTGACCAGATGTTGCCTGACCAAATGTTGCATTAGTTCTCTTTCTTCCAACCAAGTATTGAGATCATCAACTGGACAGGCCTGATCAAGATTGATGCCAAAGTGTCTCGGTTCATGGCCATACATAACAACAAAAGGAGTCTTTCCCAATGAAGAATGAAAAGAGGTATTGTACCAATACTCAGCTAAAGCTAACCAGTGGGACCACTTGGTGGGGCAAGTATGAACAAAGCAACGAAGATAGGTTTCAAGGCATTGATTGACTCGTTcagtttggccatcggtttggggGTGATAAGCACTGCTCATACGTAACTTAGTACCCAAAAGTTTGAACAGTTGTTGCCATAAGTTACTGGTAAAGATCTTGTCTCTATCGGAGACAATGGATGTGGGTAGGCCATGTAATTTAAAGATGTTGTTCATGAAAAGGATGGCTACATGGAATGCAGTAAAAGGGTGTGATAATGGCAGAAAGTGGCCATACTTTGAGAACTTATCAACGACTACAAGTATGCAATTGAAACCAGCAGATCTAGGAAGACCCTCCACAAAATCTAAAGTGATCATTTGCCAGGCTCTATCAGGTATTGGTAAGGGAGCTAATAATCCAGGGTAAGCAACACGTTCAGACTTGGCTTGATGACACACACTACATTGTGCTACAAAATTCTTGACACTTTGTTTTAATTTGGGCCAGGCAAAGAGTTGTTTGATCCTATGATAAGTGGCTTCATAACCAGAGTGACCACCAATGGCACTTGTATGCAAGGAGGTTAGGATCTTAAAATGTAAGGAGGGAAGAGAGCCAATCCAGACCCTTCCTTTGTACCTGATTAACACATCTTGGAGAGAATAATTTCCTTGAGGTGATGAAACTGAGAGCTCAGCAAGTAACTTAGTTGCTTGTGGATCTTGATGGTAAGCTTCCTGGATATCTTGAAGCCAAAGTGGCTTAATAACAGATAAGGCAGCAATGTCATATGTGTCATCATGATGAACTCTTGAGAGAGCATCTGCTACCTTATTATCAGCCCCCTTTTTATACATGACCTTATAAGATAGACCCATCAGCTTAGTAAGTGCCTTGTGCTGCCAAGGTGTAGATAGCCTTTGATCTTCCAAGTGAGTAAGACTCTTCTGATCTGTCAATATAATGAAAGGTGAAGTTTGAAGATAATGGCGCCAATGATCAACTGCCATGATGATAGCTAGGTACTCTTTCGTAAGTAGAGAGTCCCTGAGCCTTGACCCCTAAGGCCTTGCTAACATAAGCTATGGGGTGACCCTGCTGTTGAAGCACAGCTCCTATTCCTTTAGATGAAGCATCTGTCTCAATAATGAAAGGCAATTCAAAGTTTGGCATGGCTAAAACTGGTGCTGACATGAGAGCTTGTTTTAATGCCTGAAAACTAGCTTCAGTGGCTGAGGTCCAAACAAACATATGGCCCTTCTTCAACAACTCAGTAAGAGGTTTGCTCAATAAGCCAAACTATGGTACAAACTTTCTGTAGTACCCCACCATGCCAAGAAAACTTCTCAAATCCTTAATGTTCTGTGGTTGAGGCTAGTCCTTAATAATAGTGATCTTAGAAGGGTCAGTGGATACTCCTGCAGCACTGACTGTATGTCCCAAATATGTGAGCTGCTGTTTGGCAAAGGCACACTTGGATATTTTTACATGGAATTGATGCTTCTGTAGTATTGCCAAAACTTCCTTAACATGCTGAAGGTGTTCTGGCCAGGACTTGCTGTAAATAAGTATATCATCTATGAAGACTACTACACATTTCCTCAGCAAAGATTCCAGAATCACATTCATGACAGTTTGGAAAGTAGCTGGCCCACCAGTAACCTCATATGGCATAACCCTGTACTCATAGTGCCCACTATGTGTCTGAAAAGCAGTTTTGTACTCTTCTCCAGCCTCTATTCTTATCTGATGAAACCCAGAACAAAGATCTAATGATGTAAACCATTTGTCCCCATGTAACTCATCCAAAAGATCTTCAATAAGAGGCAGTGGGTATTTGTTTTTGATTGTTAAAGCATTCAGACGCCTATAATCAACACAAATACGCCAGTCACCTGTCTTTTCCTCACTAGCAGGGCAGGAGATGAAAATGGGCTTGTACTGACCTGAATCCAACCTTTATCCAACTTTCCTTTATCTAAGTTTCAATCTCAGTCTTCTGGGCTGGGTTATACCGATATGGCCTCAATGAAAAAGGTTGTGCTCCATCTAACAGAGGTATAGAGTGGTCCCCTTGTCTAGGTGGAGGTAATTTTGTTGGTGGAGAAAAGACAATGTCAAACTGTTGAATAATGGTTTGAAGCTCAGGAGGTATGTCAGGCTGATTATGCTGCACAGGATCAACTGCAGACAACTGTACCAGATACAGAAGTGAATCAGTCTTCTCAGGAGCCTGAAGCTGACATGGAGAAATAGGTGACCCCATATTGGCAGAAGGTAGAATGCCTTGTAACTTCACCTCTGCACCATTGAGAGTGAACTGCAACCACTTTTCTACCCAATTGATGTGTATTGGACTATGTTCTTGAAGCCAGTCCATTCCCAGTACAATATCTTAGCCCCTAAGGGGAAAAACTTTAAAGGTTGTATGAAAGGAGTGTCCCTGAATCCCCCACAACTGTTGCTGAATCTCATGACTACAATTAAGTATCTCTCCATTGGCTACCTGAACCTTCACTGGATGTGGCAAAAGGCTTCCTAATTCTTTTGTGAATACAAGCTGATCACTGATGAAGCTTGTGGAGCTGCTAGAGTCAACTAACATAAACACCTCTCTGCCTTTCATATGACCTCGTAGTCTGACAGTTTTGGAGCCTTCAGTACCACTAAAAGCTTGGAAGGATAGTGACATGAGGTCTTCATCAATATTTGGAAGTTCAAGATCTTCATCTGCTGttactaaggatgaaaacggacggaatcgaacggagaactcctcaaccgttttctacttttacatttgaatacgaaaacgaaaacgaaagcggacaaaccgaacacgaaaacgaacacgaacttacggaatatcgagaatttcgaaaacgaaacaattcgagcggaattatatcgaacacggtcggtatacgaaaactcaatacggaataccgacccgtagaccaagtgcatgactaagtgcatacatgatcaagttcaagtgcatataataattaacaagtgcatattatagaaacatgaactcaaactgagtcagaataattttattaatctttttagaatagatgtagtattttattttaaagatttatttagatttttcttttgagtaacaaagatttattcggctgatgcaaaaactatcaaatgattgactttgcaggtgggggttaaaccgatgagcttgatgggctatggcccaggtgggctttcgtgtagatgctgccggtttcctgacatttagcaccatctcatgaggtgaagagagacgaggctgagcgccgtctataagagagggcagctggccaccagtagaaagaacacagctgcgtggtgaacaacctgtaattgggctgtatgacctgtgcagttggccaaattcggtttaaaccgaattttcaattcggaatatttcaaattaaaagtagaaaagtagaaaacgatcggaaaaatgtctaaaccgttttctacttttacatttgaaatacgaaacatctgaaatgcgaaagcgaaaacggtaaagtcggacaagaaaatgcggattcgatcggattaaatataaaaaaacgatgcggttcggttcgggatatttccgttccgttttcatccttagctgTTACACATTTCCAGAGTTGTTCCATAGCATGAAGTCAGACTGTGGGAGGACACTTATGCTGTGGTCCCCACTTCTCACCACATTTGAAGCAGAGACCCTTGGCTCTTCTATAATTTTTCAATGCAGAAATCTTCTCAACATCAGACTTGACCACAGGAGTTGCAACATTTTTCTTCTCTTCAACTATCTTGGGAGTGCCCATAGGTGAAGGAAAATGAGGCCTCTGAGCTTCACTTGAATTCGTCTTAGAGTAACTGCCAGATTCAAATCTTCTGATTGGTTGGTCTTGAGTCGCCTCTTCCTGCAAAAGAGCCAACGAACTCGCAGTATCCAAATCCTGAGGTCTATGCATCATAACTGCAGCTCTTATGTCTTTTTTCAAACCATCAATAAAACGATTTGTAATAACTGTGGGTGAAAAGGATTTATCGTGGGCAAGGAGATGATGGACGATATCACTGAATTGTTCAACATATTCAGTGACTGTGGTAGTTTGTTTGATGTGGAAAAAATGGCGAAGCAAGTGATTGTGTTCGTCTTTGTCAAACCTATTACAAACAGCTTCTACAAAGGATTCCCAGTTCATGGTATTGACTGGGTCGTGCAGGGTTTGAAACCAGAGGGCTGCAGAACCAGTGAGGCGCATGGAGGCTAAACGAACCCAAAGAGTAGTGTCAGTCTGATAAACATCAGAGTACGTCTCACAACGTTTAATCCACAGCCTAGGATTTGAGCCATCAAACTTGTGAAACTCAACCTCAGGAAAAGGAGTAAAGTGTGGGTATGGTGGATATGGAGGATAATAGCGCCGATCACAGTGCCCCAAACCATCAGATTGAAACAGAGTAGGAGCAGGTTTTGGGGAAGGTGTCGCACCTGTGACAGGGGCCGGTTCCGGGGCGATGGTGTACACCGCCCCGAAATCAGCACCCCGGTGAGTTGATCCCTTGCCGTGGTCTAATGACCCAGATGCCGCCCGTGGCGGGTGAAGCTCCAGATGGGCAGAGCTCGGCACCTTGCCGCTCGGAGAAGTGAAGTGGTCTTCCCGAATGGCCGTGGTGAGCGGGGGTTGAGTGATGGTGACGGCCCCCGCCTGGACTGCTGCGGACGGATCGATCGGCTGTGATTGCGGGATGCTTGACCCCAGAGCCTTCTCGACGCGCTCACCGAGCTCCAACACCGCGTGCTCCAACTCGTGTACGCGATTGTCGACCTCGGGCTTCCAGTTGAGCAACTCCGTCTTCAGCTTTCGCATCTCCGACATCGAACTCTTGAGTTCATTGATCCCCTTTGAATTCTTGCTCAGCATGGCAAGAATTTGCCCTAATTGCTCCTCTGGTGTCGCTAGGGCCATCTGTCGGCCCGTGAGGTACGGATGAGATGCCAAAATCGTTGATTTCCCCACAAATCAGCGAGCGTGCTTGGGAATTACAGAGAAAACTCTGGTGGCAGCAGCTCACTGACCACCCGAGATCTCGATCCGACCCGAAGCGTTTGCATATCCGATCGATGGAATGCAGAAATCAGACGAGAGAGGATCGAACGGCAAATCGGATACCATATTGTTACCGGACTACGACACGATATAGTATTACGATATGGTACGTGGATACAAGGTCTCGAACTCCGGCGTGATGCCGTATTCGCCACCGCCGCAGCCCTCAGGCTCGGTTCACAAAATGACTAAGTTCCAGTTTGCTTCTTCCAGTGGCCGATACAAgtatagttggccatgcagcccgagctcGTCAGCCCGGCCCAAGGCCCGTTTTTTTGGCCCGGCCCGGCCTGGCGGCTAGCGGGCCTGGCCTGGCCCGGCCCgaaggagcaggccgtgcctgggccttaccccaggcacaTGGGCCGACACGGCCCGGCCTGCTACAGTGCCGGTGGCCCACTGGCGGCCTGGcctgccccctccccctcctcactcgTCCTCCCCTCCCCAAGGCCCAGCGCAGCCCACGCGCTCCCCGCCGTCCCCGGCCCGCCTCCCCCCCTCATATAATATAAGCGAGCACGCTCGCGgcggctctccctctccctcacgcCTCACCCCGAACCGTAGCGCCGGCGCCGCGAtgccccctccccttccctcggGCTACCTCTCCTCTCCTCGCAGCGCCGGCGGCTGAGCGCAGACGCCGATGCCCCCTGCCCCTCCCTCTCCTCGAGCGACACCACTGCGGGAGCGAGCGCGACAGCCCCGAGCTCTGCCCCGACGCAGATCTGGTGCCAAGACAAGCTCGCCGGCGGGCGGCGGCCACTGCCATCTCCGGCCTCGCGCTGCCTCCTTCCTCGATCCCGCCTCTACCAGATTTGTGACGCCCGTCGTCCTCCTCACCATCCCTCGCCTCTGCGGCAACGCAGGATCTCCGCCGTGGATCTGGCCACGCTGGGTCTTCTCCACCGCGGATCTGGCTCCCCACCCTTGCCTCGACACTGGCGCGGCGCCTCCTCCCCGTCcttgcctccctccctccctcactctcccTCGGCGGCACACGGCTAGGAGCGCGCGGGCGGGCAGATCCGGCGACTCCCTCCCTTCCTTGTTTTCTCTCCTCTCCATCTCGCTCACCCCCTCTTCATGTCCTCCCTCCATCGCTTGAGGGAGGGGGCCGCCTGCGCAGCTCCTGCCCCCGAGAtccggagctccgccgctcccAGCCCCGGCGcccacctcctcctcgcctccctaCGCGGCCGCTCAGTGGGCCTCAGGCTGGCACGGCCTGTGAAAATGGCCGTGCTTCTCGGGCCAGCCCGGCACGAAAATTGGCccatagggccgtgcctgggccgaaggTCAGGCCCGTGGACCTGTGAGGCACGGCccgggaggcacggcgtgccatTCCGGCCCATTGGCTACCGGGCCGTGCTACCACGGGCCAGTGCcatgccgggccgggccggcccatTGGCCATCTATGGATACAAGAAGGAGCGAGCTAGGCAGCCTTCCGCGTTGGGCCACGCAGGGCCAATTTAGCTCACCCACTCCGGCCCAGTCGTCCTTGGGTTCTTTCTTCTGGCCCGTTTCTCCCTTCCTGGCCCAGCTTCTTTGACACCTTCAGGAACATCGCCTACATCAGGGACTTTGATTTCTTCAGAGGCAACACCATCAGATGCAGTCACCTGGGCGCCATTGGTGACATAATGCAACCAGAGTCGTCGCACTCTCACGAGCGTAGGTGTTCCGGTGCacctgcaatgcaatgcaatcagGAACCCATCGTCGTTCAGTTTATGTGATAATAAATTAAACCACGGGCCTCAGCTAGAGGCAAGAATCATCATCCGGTAACCTAAAGCAGCTGCTTGGCGAGGTCGACGGAGATGAGGCTAGCGCTGCACCCCATACCGCCAAGGTTATAGCTGGAGACGTTCCCGCGGAGCTTGTAGTGGTTGACGATCATGGCAGAGAGCGACGGTGTGGGGCTGCAGAGGCCGCTGTTAACGACGACGATCCTGATGTCCCAGGGGCGGACGCCAGTCTTGGCCAGCACCTGGCCGACGGCGCCGAACATGACAGCCTCCGCCTCGCTGCGGGCCTCCGCCATGCACGAGTTGGGCGGCGAGGTGATCAGGGCCTTGGGCAAGTTGGTTCCCTGCCCCAGTCCCGAGCGCTCCAGGATCTTCCGCTGGAAAGCCAGGCTGTCGTCGGAGAACGTTCCGTACCGGGCCATAAGCCGCATGAACGTCTCCCGGGTCACCGCGTGCTCCGCCCCGGGCTTGTAACACGCCAAGTCTAGCAGGTACACTGCCCGCGGGCGCCGCATGAGGTAAACCGAGGCGAGGACGGCAGCGACGACGGCTAGGACAGCGATGGTGAAGGGCAGGTTGGCTTTGAGCGCGGAGCGTGCGGGCGCGATGAAGTCGTCAGCGGCAGCAAGGATGGGCGCCAGGAAGAGGTAGAGCGCGTAGGAGACCGCCAGGTGCTGGTAGCACAGCTTGATGCTGCATGTCCGGTGGCCGGCGCTCTGGATTGTGCTGCTACGCTCGTTGGACGCAGTGGTTTCTGACTTGCTGCTCATTTTGGCTGCTCAAATTAGTGGGGGATCAACCGATCGAGAGACTGAGATTGAAAGTTGGTGTGGTGTGGCAAGGCAGAGCAGACTTTAAGAAGGTTCTTTCATAGGGCTGGGCGGCACAAACCGCGTCTAGCGTTAGGGCTCCGGCTCCGGCCAAAACAACTCCAGTTATTGCTTAGTTGGAGCAATTTTTTAGACTGATTGGTACAACAGCTTCTCCTGACGGTCTAAAAGGATGAAATGT is part of the Miscanthus floridulus cultivar M001 chromosome 9, ASM1932011v1, whole genome shotgun sequence genome and encodes:
- the LOC136480131 gene encoding 3-ketoacyl-CoA synthase 20-like gives rise to the protein MSSKSETTASNERSSTIQSAGHRTCSIKLCYQHLAVSYALYLFLAPILAAADDFIAPARSALKANLPFTIAVLAVVAAVLASVYLMRRPRAVYLLDLACYKPGAEHAVTRETFMRLMARYGTFSDDSLAFQRKILERSGLGQGTNLPKALITSPPNSCMAEARSEAEAVMFGAVGQVLAKTGVRPWDIRIVVVNSGLCSPTPSLSAMIVNHYKLRGNVSSYNLGGMGCSASLISVDLAKQLL